From the Streptomyces sp. Tu 2975 genome, one window contains:
- a CDS encoding adenosine deaminase has protein sequence MHLSDILRAPKAVLHDHLDGGLRPGTIIELARDCGYQELPTEDPAALAVWFRDAADSGSLERYLETFAHTCAVMQTREALERVAAECAEDLAADGVVYAEVRYAPEQHQERGLGLDEVVDAVNAGLREGERRSGGRITVRALLTGMRHTERSLEIAELTVAHRDRGVAGFDIAGGEVGNPPARHLAAFQHLRRHNCHFTIHAGEAVGAESIHEAVQVCGAERIGHGVRITDDIQVHDDGTATLGRLASYVRDNRIALEVCPTSNLQTGAAKSYDTHPVDLLRRLGFRVTLNTDNRLVSGTTMSEEFRHMVDAFGYGPAEFEEFTVAAVESAFLPLPERQRLIDEVIRPGYAALAA, from the coding sequence ATGCACTTGTCTGACATCTTGCGCGCGCCCAAGGCCGTCCTCCATGACCACCTCGACGGCGGTCTGCGGCCTGGGACGATCATCGAGCTGGCTCGCGACTGTGGCTATCAGGAGCTGCCGACCGAGGACCCGGCCGCTCTCGCGGTCTGGTTCCGGGACGCCGCCGACTCGGGGTCGCTGGAGCGTTACCTGGAGACCTTCGCCCACACCTGCGCGGTGATGCAGACCCGCGAGGCGCTGGAGCGTGTCGCCGCCGAGTGTGCGGAGGATCTGGCGGCGGACGGTGTCGTGTACGCCGAGGTGCGGTACGCGCCCGAGCAGCACCAGGAGCGGGGCCTCGGGCTCGACGAGGTCGTGGACGCGGTCAACGCGGGGCTGCGGGAGGGTGAGCGGCGCAGCGGCGGGAGGATCACCGTGCGTGCACTGCTCACCGGCATGCGGCACACCGAACGTTCCCTGGAGATCGCCGAGCTGACGGTCGCGCACCGCGACCGCGGTGTCGCCGGGTTCGACATAGCGGGCGGTGAGGTCGGCAATCCGCCGGCCCGCCACCTCGCCGCGTTCCAGCACCTGCGGCGCCACAACTGCCACTTCACGATCCACGCCGGCGAGGCGGTGGGCGCGGAGTCGATCCATGAGGCCGTGCAGGTGTGCGGCGCCGAGCGGATCGGCCACGGTGTCCGTATCACGGACGACATCCAGGTGCACGACGACGGCACGGCCACGCTCGGCCGTCTCGCCTCCTACGTGCGCGACAACCGCATCGCCCTGGAGGTCTGCCCGACGTCCAACCTCCAGACGGGTGCGGCGAAGTCGTACGACACGCATCCCGTCGACCTGCTGCGTCGTCTCGGCTTCCGCGTCACGCTCAACACCGACAACCGTCTCGTCTCGGGCACCACCATGAGCGAGGAGTTCCGGCACATGGTGGACGCCTTCGGCTACGGACCCGCGGAGTTCGAGGAGTTCACCGTAGCGGCGGTGGAGTCGGCGTTCCTGCCGCTGCCGGAGCGGCAGCGGCTGATCGACGAGGTGATCCGGCCCGGGTACGCGGCTCTCGCAGCGTAG
- the rocD gene encoding ornithine--oxo-acid transaminase, whose translation MTLTPVRTQRSSEELIRAENTALAHNYHPLPVVVARAEGVWVEDVEGRRYLDMLAGYSALNFGHRHPGLVAAAHRQLDEVTLTSRAFHNDRLAGFAEGLAELTGLEMTLPMNTGAEAVESAVKVARKWAYEVKGVAPDRATIIVADGNFHGRTTTIVSFSTDESARGGFGPFTPGFRIVPYNDLAAIENAIDETTAAVLIEPIQGEAGVLIPDDGYLAGVRELTRRAGCLFIADEIQSGLGRTGTTLAVDHESVVPDMLLLGKALGGGIVPVSAVVARRDVLGVLRPGEHGSTFGGNPLAAAVGSAVVDLLATGEFQRRAAELGEVLREGLTGLVGKGVVGFRSRGLWAGVDVDPAIGSGREISERLMAEGILVKDTHGSTIRIAPPLTITREELGSALASLEKVLG comes from the coding sequence ATGACTCTCACCCCCGTACGCACGCAGCGCTCCTCCGAGGAGCTCATCCGCGCCGAGAACACGGCGCTGGCGCACAACTACCACCCTCTGCCCGTCGTCGTCGCACGCGCCGAGGGCGTCTGGGTCGAGGACGTCGAAGGCCGCCGCTACCTCGACATGCTGGCCGGCTACTCGGCACTCAACTTCGGCCACCGCCACCCCGGCCTCGTCGCCGCCGCGCACCGCCAGCTCGACGAGGTCACCCTCACCTCGCGCGCCTTCCACAACGACCGGCTCGCCGGCTTCGCGGAAGGTCTCGCCGAACTGACCGGCCTCGAGATGACCCTGCCGATGAACACCGGAGCGGAGGCCGTCGAGAGCGCGGTCAAGGTCGCCCGGAAATGGGCCTACGAGGTCAAGGGTGTGGCCCCCGACCGGGCGACGATCATCGTCGCCGACGGCAACTTCCACGGCCGCACCACCACCATCGTCAGCTTCTCCACCGACGAGTCGGCGCGCGGCGGCTTCGGCCCCTTCACGCCCGGCTTCCGCATCGTGCCCTACAACGACCTGGCCGCGATCGAGAACGCGATCGACGAGACCACGGCCGCCGTGCTCATCGAGCCGATCCAGGGCGAGGCGGGCGTCCTCATCCCCGACGACGGCTACCTCGCGGGCGTGCGCGAGCTGACCCGGCGGGCCGGCTGCCTGTTCATCGCCGACGAGATCCAGTCCGGTCTCGGACGCACCGGTACGACCCTCGCCGTCGACCACGAGTCGGTCGTCCCCGACATGCTGCTGCTCGGCAAGGCCCTCGGCGGCGGCATCGTCCCCGTCTCCGCGGTCGTCGCACGCCGGGACGTGCTGGGCGTGCTGCGTCCCGGCGAGCACGGCTCCACGTTCGGCGGCAACCCGCTGGCCGCCGCGGTCGGTTCCGCCGTGGTCGACCTGCTGGCCACCGGAGAGTTCCAGCGCAGGGCCGCCGAGCTCGGCGAGGTGCTGCGGGAGGGCCTCACCGGGCTGGTGGGCAAGGGCGTCGTCGGCTTCCGCTCCCGCGGGCTGTGGGCGGGCGTCGACGTCGACCCGGCCATCGGCAGCGGCCGCGAGATCAGCGAACGGCTGATGGCCGAGGGCATCCTCGTGAAGGACACCCACGGCTCCACCATCCGGATCGCGCCGCCGCTGACGATCACCCGTGAGGAACTCGGGTCGGCCCTCGCCTCCTTGGAGAAGGTCCTCGGCTGA
- a CDS encoding prolyl oligopeptidase family serine peptidase, producing the protein MVPTGAYGTWPSPIDAALAASHDGRPEYLGVVGDEVWWTAPRPAEGGRRALVRRRPDGAEESVLPAPWNVRSRVIEYGGLPWAGVDRAEHGPLVVFVHFPDQRLYAYEPDRPGAEPRPLTPVSDLGGGLRWVDPQLRPERGEVWCVLEEFTGPSATDVRRVIAAVPLDGSAAGDRSAVRELSDGRHRFVTGPRLSPDGSEAAWIAWDHPRMPWDGTVVMVGDVTEHGPYRNVRPVAGESDESVAQVEWAPDGSLLFSADGGGWWELQRIRPGSPDSERRTPLCPGRGEEFGGPLWKIGSQWFRPLPGGLIAVIHGKGATALGILDPETGELVDAPGPWSEWAPTLAVHGDRVFGVAASPRSAYEIVELDTRTGRARVIGSPHDDPVDPAYYPEPQIRTFTGPGHREIHAHIYPPHSPDRVAPDEELPPFVVRAHGGPTGRAGLVLDLEIAYFTSRGIGVAEVDYGGSTGYGREYRDRLKEQWGVVDVEDCAAVAQALADEGTADPARLAIRGGSAGGWTAAASLATTDVYACGTVIFPILDLCAWATGETHDFESRYLESLVGPLDEVPARYRERSPINHVDHITAPFLLLQGLDDVICPPVQCERFLEQMAGRRIPHAYIAFEGEGHGFRRADTLVRALEAELSLYAQTFGIARPDVPLLELRK; encoded by the coding sequence ATGGTGCCCACCGGGGCCTACGGAACCTGGCCGTCGCCGATCGACGCGGCCCTCGCCGCGTCGCACGACGGACGCCCCGAGTATCTCGGCGTCGTCGGCGACGAGGTGTGGTGGACCGCGCCCCGACCGGCGGAGGGCGGCAGGCGCGCCCTCGTGCGCCGGCGGCCCGACGGCGCCGAGGAGTCGGTGCTTCCCGCCCCGTGGAACGTCCGCAGCCGCGTCATCGAGTACGGCGGCCTCCCCTGGGCCGGCGTCGACCGGGCGGAGCACGGCCCGCTCGTCGTCTTCGTCCACTTCCCCGACCAGCGGCTCTACGCCTACGAGCCCGACCGGCCCGGCGCCGAGCCGCGGCCCCTCACCCCCGTGTCGGACCTCGGCGGCGGACTGCGCTGGGTCGACCCGCAACTGCGGCCGGAGCGCGGCGAGGTGTGGTGCGTCCTCGAGGAGTTCACCGGACCCTCGGCCACCGACGTCCGCCGGGTCATCGCCGCCGTACCGCTGGACGGATCCGCGGCCGGCGACCGGTCCGCGGTACGGGAACTCAGCGACGGCCGGCACCGCTTCGTCACCGGGCCGCGGCTGTCGCCGGACGGGAGCGAGGCGGCATGGATCGCCTGGGACCACCCGCGGATGCCGTGGGACGGCACCGTCGTCATGGTCGGCGACGTGACGGAACACGGTCCGTACCGGAACGTCCGGCCGGTGGCCGGCGAGAGCGACGAGTCGGTCGCCCAGGTCGAATGGGCCCCGGACGGCTCTCTCCTGTTCAGCGCCGACGGCGGCGGATGGTGGGAACTCCAGCGCATCAGGCCCGGTTCCCCGGACTCCGAGCGGCGCACACCGCTGTGCCCGGGCCGTGGCGAGGAGTTCGGCGGGCCGCTGTGGAAGATCGGCTCCCAGTGGTTCCGGCCGCTCCCCGGCGGACTGATCGCCGTCATCCACGGCAAGGGGGCGACCGCGCTCGGGATACTGGACCCGGAGACCGGCGAACTCGTTGACGCCCCGGGGCCGTGGAGCGAGTGGGCGCCGACCCTCGCCGTGCACGGCGACCGGGTGTTCGGCGTGGCGGCCAGCCCGCGCAGCGCGTACGAGATCGTGGAGCTCGACACCCGTACCGGCCGCGCCCGGGTCATCGGCAGCCCGCACGACGACCCGGTCGACCCCGCGTACTACCCCGAGCCGCAGATCCGTACCTTCACCGGGCCCGGGCACCGGGAGATCCACGCACACATCTACCCGCCGCACAGCCCCGACCGGGTGGCGCCCGACGAGGAGCTGCCGCCGTTCGTCGTCCGGGCGCACGGCGGCCCGACCGGCCGCGCGGGGCTCGTGCTCGACCTGGAGATCGCCTACTTCACCTCCCGGGGCATCGGGGTGGCCGAGGTCGACTACGGCGGCTCCACCGGTTACGGCCGCGAGTACCGCGACCGGCTCAAGGAGCAGTGGGGCGTCGTCGACGTCGAAGACTGCGCGGCCGTCGCGCAGGCGCTCGCCGACGAGGGGACCGCGGACCCGGCCCGGCTGGCGATCCGCGGCGGCAGCGCGGGCGGCTGGACCGCCGCGGCCTCGCTCGCCACCACCGATGTGTACGCCTGCGGCACGGTCATCTTCCCGATCCTCGACCTCTGCGCCTGGGCCACGGGGGAGACCCACGACTTCGAGTCGCGGTACCTGGAGTCGCTGGTCGGCCCGCTCGACGAGGTCCCCGCCCGCTACCGGGAACGCTCGCCGATCAACCACGTCGACCACATCACCGCGCCCTTCCTGCTGCTGCAGGGCCTGGACGACGTGATCTGCCCGCCGGTGCAGTGCGAACGGTTCCTGGAACAGATGGCCGGACGCCGCATCCCGCACGCGTACATCGCCTTCGAGGGCGAGGGCCACGGATTTCGCAGGGCCGACACACTGGTCCGGGCGCTCGAGGCCGAACTGTCGCTGTACGCACAGACCTTCGGCATCGCACGTCCCGATGTCCCCCTGCTGGAGCTGAGGAAATGA
- a CDS encoding LD-carboxypeptidase, producing the protein MNLEPLTRPKRLRAGDRVAVVAPSGPVPDERLDAGLDILRGWDLDPVVMPHVRETHPELGYLAGTDEARARDLTQAWCDPSVSAVICARGGYGVQRMVDLADWDAMRAAAPKVFVGYSDITALHEAFAVRMGLATLHGPMAGAETFLKDARTQDSLRATLFEPETVQRLHGLAGVRPMVSGRAHGVTLGGCVSLIAADLGTPHARPSARGGLLLIEDVEEENYRLDRILTQLLRAEWLDGVAGVVLGSWAQCGPYEQIRAVLVDRLGGLGVPVVEEFGFGHGPTNLTMPLGVPAVLDADAGTLTLDVPALV; encoded by the coding sequence ATGAACCTGGAGCCGCTCACACGTCCGAAGCGCCTGCGGGCCGGGGACCGGGTCGCCGTCGTCGCGCCCAGCGGTCCCGTACCGGACGAGCGTCTCGACGCCGGCCTGGACATCCTGCGCGGCTGGGACCTCGACCCCGTCGTCATGCCGCATGTCCGCGAGACGCACCCGGAGTTGGGGTATCTCGCGGGCACGGACGAGGCCCGTGCCCGCGATCTCACCCAGGCGTGGTGCGACCCGTCGGTCTCCGCCGTGATCTGCGCGCGCGGCGGGTACGGCGTCCAGCGGATGGTGGACCTCGCCGACTGGGACGCGATGCGCGCCGCCGCACCCAAGGTCTTCGTCGGCTACAGCGACATCACCGCGCTCCACGAGGCGTTCGCGGTGCGGATGGGACTCGCCACCCTGCACGGCCCGATGGCCGGCGCGGAGACCTTCCTCAAGGACGCCCGCACCCAGGACTCGCTGCGCGCCACGCTCTTCGAGCCGGAGACGGTGCAGCGGCTCCACGGCCTGGCGGGCGTCCGCCCCATGGTGTCCGGCCGTGCCCACGGCGTCACCCTCGGCGGCTGCGTCTCGCTGATCGCCGCGGACCTGGGCACACCCCACGCCCGGCCGTCCGCGCGGGGCGGACTGCTGCTGATCGAGGACGTGGAGGAGGAGAACTACCGCCTCGACCGGATCCTCACCCAGCTCCTGCGTGCCGAGTGGCTCGACGGCGTCGCGGGCGTCGTCCTAGGTTCGTGGGCGCAGTGCGGCCCTTACGAGCAGATCCGAGCGGTCCTCGTCGACCGGCTCGGCGGGCTGGGCGTCCCGGTCGTCGAGGAGTTCGGCTTCGGTCACGGCCCCACGAACCTCACGATGCCGCTCGGTGTCCCGGCCGTACTGGACGCGGACGCGGGGACGCTGACGCTGGACGTGCCGGCGCTGGTCTGA
- a CDS encoding M20/M25/M40 family metallo-hydrolase: MADVTDTPIDARALDEVVTFTSELIRIDTTNRGGGDCRERPAAEYVAERLVNAGLDPVLLERSPGRTNVVARYEGWDPGADALLVHGHLDVVPAEPADWTVHPFSGEVRDGVVWGRGAVDMKNMDAMVLAVVRAWARHGIRPRRDIVIAYTADEEASAEDGSGFLAAEHADLFDGCTEGISESGAYTFHAGPGMALYPVAAGERGTAWMRLTADGRAGHGSKVNRENAVTRLASAVARIGEHHWPVRLTPTVKAALLELAALHDIDVTRADLETTGFDVDELLAKLGPAAKLVEATVRNSSNPTMLNAGYKLNVIPGNATAYVDGRILPGTDEEFRATMDALTGPDVHWDFYHNEIALQAPVDSPTFAKLRAAIEAFDPDAHVVPFCMSGGTDAKQFARLGITGYGFSPLKLPPGFDYQALFHGVDERVPVDALHFGVRVLDHYLQTA, translated from the coding sequence ATGGCTGACGTGACAGACACCCCCATCGACGCCCGCGCCCTCGACGAGGTGGTGACCTTCACCTCCGAGCTCATCCGCATCGACACCACCAACCGGGGTGGCGGCGACTGCCGCGAGCGGCCCGCCGCCGAGTACGTCGCCGAGCGGCTGGTCAACGCGGGGCTCGATCCGGTGCTGCTGGAGCGCAGCCCCGGCCGCACCAATGTGGTGGCCCGCTACGAAGGCTGGGACCCGGGCGCCGACGCGCTCCTCGTCCACGGCCACCTCGACGTGGTCCCCGCGGAGCCCGCCGATTGGACCGTCCACCCCTTCTCGGGCGAGGTCCGCGACGGAGTGGTCTGGGGCCGTGGCGCAGTCGACATGAAGAACATGGACGCCATGGTCCTCGCGGTCGTACGGGCATGGGCCCGGCACGGCATCCGGCCCCGCCGCGACATCGTGATCGCGTACACCGCCGACGAGGAGGCCAGCGCCGAGGACGGCTCCGGCTTCCTCGCCGCCGAGCACGCCGACCTCTTCGACGGCTGCACCGAGGGCATCAGCGAATCAGGCGCCTACACCTTCCACGCCGGCCCCGGCATGGCGCTCTACCCCGTCGCCGCCGGTGAACGCGGCACGGCCTGGATGAGACTCACCGCGGACGGCAGGGCGGGCCACGGCTCCAAGGTCAACCGCGAGAACGCCGTGACCCGGCTCGCCTCAGCGGTCGCCCGGATCGGTGAACACCACTGGCCGGTACGGCTCACACCGACCGTGAAGGCGGCCCTGCTCGAACTCGCCGCGCTCCACGACATCGATGTGACCCGTGCCGACCTGGAGACCACCGGCTTCGACGTCGACGAGCTGCTCGCCAAGCTCGGCCCGGCCGCCAAGCTCGTCGAGGCGACGGTACGCAACAGCTCCAATCCGACGATGCTGAACGCCGGTTACAAGCTCAACGTCATCCCCGGCAACGCCACCGCGTACGTGGACGGGCGGATCCTGCCCGGCACCGACGAGGAGTTCCGCGCGACCATGGACGCGCTCACCGGCCCCGACGTCCACTGGGACTTCTACCACAACGAGATCGCCCTGCAGGCGCCGGTCGACTCTCCGACCTTCGCCAAACTCCGGGCCGCGATCGAGGCGTTCGACCCGGACGCCCATGTGGTCCCGTTCTGCATGTCGGGTGGCACCGACGCCAAGCAGTTCGCCCGGCTCGGCATCACCGGATACGGCTTCTCACCGCTGAAGCTGCCGCCCGGTTTCGACTACCAGGCGCTCTTCCACGGCGTCGACGAACGCGTCCCCGTCGACGCCCTCCACTTCGGCGTCCGGGTCCTCGACCACTATCTGCAGACCGCTTAG
- a CDS encoding GNAT family protein, producing MSEPEPRPSAGDPYVATGTSVALRHLTYDDAAEFTAAARRSKDHHRPWLFPPLTADDYAGYARRLIEDPARAGFLVCERPGGSIAGYININNIVHGAFLSGAVGYGAFAHAVGRGLMGEGLRLLVEYAFARSGLGLHRLEANIQPGNTASLGLVRSVGFRLEGYSPDFLHIDGAWRDHERWAITREMPTRG from the coding sequence ATGTCCGAGCCCGAGCCCCGGCCTTCCGCAGGCGACCCGTACGTCGCCACCGGCACCAGCGTCGCCCTGCGCCACCTCACGTACGACGACGCCGCCGAATTCACCGCGGCCGCACGGCGGAGCAAGGACCACCACCGGCCCTGGCTCTTCCCGCCGCTCACCGCCGACGACTACGCCGGGTACGCGCGGCGGCTCATCGAGGACCCGGCCCGTGCGGGCTTCCTGGTATGTGAGCGCCCGGGCGGCAGCATCGCGGGGTACATCAACATCAACAACATCGTCCACGGCGCGTTCCTCAGCGGTGCCGTCGGCTACGGGGCCTTCGCGCACGCCGTGGGCCGCGGCCTGATGGGAGAGGGCCTGAGGCTCCTGGTCGAGTACGCCTTCGCCCGGAGCGGCCTCGGGCTGCACCGCCTGGAGGCCAACATCCAGCCCGGAAACACGGCTTCCCTGGGCCTCGTACGGTCGGTCGGCTTCCGCCTCGAGGGCTACTCGCCCGACTTCCTGCACATCGACGGTGCCTGGCGCGACCACGAGCGCTGGGCGATCACCCGGGAGATGCCGACCCGGGGCTGA
- a CDS encoding GntR family transcriptional regulator, with the protein MAVSRQQRRPVVVLYERIADAIREGVYPPGSTLPSEPRLAGELGVSRPALREALLLLQEDGLLSVRRGVGRTVNAHPPRRGYEHLQPLEQLLPGGGPPLRVRPLVRSTEEPTDFTTQHLLAPAGSELRFWESLLNGDGTTGVLSHEWAAPEETLETAHPAFAAALREAAPAVSMLAALTGASRGIALTAHSGVTATLLGTRRGHQLDRAPDTPAVLVTQVVRVGEVPVLAAKHVLATGAGALPVRQSN; encoded by the coding sequence GTGGCAGTCAGCAGGCAGCAGCGCAGACCCGTCGTCGTCCTGTACGAGCGGATCGCGGACGCGATCCGCGAAGGCGTCTACCCGCCCGGGTCCACCCTGCCCTCGGAACCCCGGCTCGCCGGCGAGCTCGGCGTCAGCCGCCCCGCCCTCCGGGAGGCGCTGCTGCTGCTCCAGGAGGACGGCCTGCTGTCCGTACGCCGAGGCGTAGGACGGACGGTCAACGCCCATCCACCCCGGCGCGGCTACGAGCACCTCCAGCCGCTGGAGCAGCTCCTTCCCGGCGGCGGACCGCCGCTGCGGGTGCGGCCGCTGGTGCGGAGCACGGAGGAGCCGACCGACTTCACCACTCAGCACCTGCTCGCACCCGCCGGGTCCGAGCTGCGCTTCTGGGAGTCCCTGCTGAACGGCGACGGTACGACGGGGGTACTGAGCCACGAGTGGGCCGCTCCGGAGGAGACGCTGGAGACGGCGCATCCCGCGTTCGCGGCGGCGCTGCGGGAGGCGGCTCCCGCGGTCTCGATGCTCGCCGCGTTGACCGGGGCGTCCCGCGGCATCGCCCTCACCGCGCACAGCGGCGTGACCGCGACGCTGCTCGGCACCCGCCGCGGTCACCAGCTCGACCGGGCACCGGACACGCCGGCGGTGCTGGTGACACAGGTGGTGCGGGTGGGGGAGGTTCCGGTTCTGGCGGCGAAGCACGTGCTGGCGACGGGGGCGGGGGCGTTGCCGGTGCGCCAGTCGAACTGA
- the ddaH gene encoding dimethylargininase — MPPSRVPRPRRYLVCEPRYFDVKYAINPWMSENTEVDQDLARSQWNALTDAYRALGHKVESVEPQAELPDMVFAANCALVLDGKVFGSRFHAPQRRPEEEAYAAWFKVAGFDVHRTVSVCEGEGDLVPVDGQILAGTGFRTTTEAHREVQEFFGVPVIGLQLVDPYFYHLDTALFVLEDGSDGQAANIAYYPGAFSPGSLAVLRRLFPDAVVATREDAMAFGLNSVSDGQHVLVAPQAEALVGQLAEHGYEPVPVDMSEFHKAGGGIKCCTQEIRA; from the coding sequence GTGCCACCCAGCCGCGTGCCTCGCCCCAGGCGTTACCTGGTCTGCGAACCCCGTTACTTCGACGTGAAGTACGCCATCAATCCGTGGATGAGCGAGAACACCGAGGTCGATCAGGACCTCGCCCGGTCCCAGTGGAACGCCCTGACCGACGCGTACCGCGCTCTCGGCCACAAGGTCGAGTCCGTGGAGCCCCAGGCCGAACTGCCCGACATGGTCTTCGCCGCCAACTGCGCACTGGTCCTCGACGGCAAGGTCTTCGGCTCCCGCTTCCACGCGCCGCAGCGCCGGCCGGAGGAAGAGGCCTACGCGGCCTGGTTCAAGGTCGCCGGGTTCGACGTGCACCGGACCGTGTCGGTGTGCGAGGGCGAGGGCGACCTCGTCCCCGTCGACGGCCAGATCCTGGCCGGCACCGGATTCCGTACGACCACCGAGGCCCACCGCGAGGTGCAGGAGTTCTTCGGCGTACCGGTGATCGGCCTCCAGCTCGTCGACCCGTACTTCTACCACCTCGACACCGCCCTGTTCGTCCTCGAGGACGGGAGCGACGGGCAGGCCGCGAACATCGCCTACTACCCGGGGGCGTTCTCGCCGGGCAGCCTCGCGGTGCTGCGGCGGCTGTTCCCCGACGCGGTGGTCGCCACCCGGGAGGACGCCATGGCCTTCGGCCTCAACTCGGTGTCCGACGGCCAGCACGTCCTCGTGGCCCCGCAGGCCGAGGCGCTCGTCGGACAGCTCGCCGAACACGGCTACGAGCCCGTCCCCGTAGACATGTCCGAATTCCACAAGGCCGGCGGCGGCATCAAGTGCTGCACTCAGGAGATCCGCGCATGA